A region of Moorena producens PAL-8-15-08-1 DNA encodes the following proteins:
- a CDS encoding cation:proton antiporter, with protein MLGSTIRILLMGFFGGQLARRLGAPPLIGMIVVGILIGPEVGDAIAPQVLVMADDLRTFAVMVILMRAGLGLDLEKLLEQGTVALRLGILPAITEAIAVAVAAMILFNFDFPTGLLLGCVVGAESPAVIVPGMLRLKSLGWGVAKGIPDVILTGSALSDVLVLLLFSLMVNFLAQGTINSNALQFLPLQVLIQVALGVLIGYIAAQLIIFLLTKQNWTETIVQDTLITAALALLLVVLAKSMPYFSGYLATMAMGFFLIQLDPPLARRLRVEFNHLWVVAEIILFVLMGASIQLRVLETTLLPGIVILAIGLCIGRMVGWYLSTLGSNWTWREKLFLLPGNSAKATVQAAIGGIPLSQGLEGGQTILAIAALSILITAPLGAWAIPTFAPKLLSQDPVDPTKVTVASHTLLLAAVDTSSLATHVLTKVADLARRSNGEVIVLHVITTSNQPEVKQLQNQTKRLLLDIRHQFITVTGSIPKEIVRIAQEHQVTDIVIGKRGHQPWQQVLVGSVSQAVLETSPIPVILVEEVERTSEASHHKSNRS; from the coding sequence ATGCTAGGCAGTACAATTCGGATCTTATTGATGGGCTTTTTTGGGGGTCAACTTGCCCGTCGGTTGGGAGCACCTCCTTTGATTGGTATGATTGTGGTGGGTATCCTGATCGGACCAGAAGTGGGGGATGCGATCGCACCACAAGTCCTAGTTATGGCTGATGACCTACGCACCTTCGCAGTTATGGTCATTTTAATGCGGGCAGGACTGGGATTGGATCTTGAGAAACTCCTGGAGCAAGGAACTGTTGCGCTAAGGTTAGGCATTTTGCCCGCCATCACCGAAGCGATCGCAGTAGCTGTTGCCGCCATGATACTGTTTAATTTCGATTTTCCCACTGGATTACTCCTAGGCTGTGTAGTCGGAGCAGAATCCCCCGCCGTGATTGTGCCAGGAATGCTGCGACTCAAAAGTTTAGGCTGGGGCGTAGCTAAAGGGATACCAGATGTGATTCTAACTGGGAGTGCCTTATCCGATGTCCTAGTATTGCTACTGTTCAGTTTGATGGTGAATTTCTTGGCACAGGGAACAATCAACAGTAATGCTCTCCAGTTCCTACCCCTGCAAGTTCTAATCCAGGTCGCCCTTGGTGTCTTAATTGGATATATCGCTGCTCAATTAATTATTTTCCTGTTAACCAAACAAAATTGGACCGAAACTATCGTCCAAGATACCTTAATTACCGCAGCACTTGCCTTATTATTAGTAGTGTTAGCTAAAAGTATGCCATACTTTTCTGGCTATTTAGCTACCATGGCAATGGGATTTTTCCTAATACAATTAGACCCTCCCTTAGCACGACGCTTGCGAGTAGAATTTAACCATCTGTGGGTGGTAGCAGAGATTATTCTATTTGTCTTGATGGGAGCTAGTATCCAACTTCGGGTATTAGAAACAACCCTGTTACCTGGCATTGTAATCCTAGCCATTGGGTTATGTATCGGTCGGATGGTCGGGTGGTATCTCTCCACATTGGGCAGTAATTGGACTTGGCGAGAGAAACTGTTTTTGTTGCCCGGAAACTCCGCAAAAGCCACAGTACAAGCAGCCATTGGTGGTATTCCCTTGAGTCAAGGGCTAGAAGGAGGTCAGACAATTTTAGCGATCGCAGCCCTCTCGATTTTGATTACCGCACCCCTAGGGGCTTGGGCAATTCCCACCTTTGCCCCTAAACTCTTATCCCAAGACCCTGTAGACCCCACCAAAGTAACCGTTGCCTCTCATACTCTCCTACTAGCCGCTGTCGATACCTCTAGTTTAGCCACCCACGTATTAACTAAAGTAGCAGATTTAGCAAGACGAAGTAATGGGGAAGTTATTGTTTTACATGTGATCACCACATCAAATCAGCCAGAAGTCAAGCAGTTACAGAACCAAACCAAACGCTTGCTCTTGGATATTCGGCATCAGTTTATTACCGTAACCGGTTCGATTCCCAAAGAAATTGTTCGCATAGCCCAAGAGCATCAAGTAACAGATATAGTGATCGGAAAACGGGGACATCAACCCTGGCAGCAAGTCCTGGTCGGTTCCGTATCTCAGGCAGTGTTAGAAACCAGTCCAATTCCAGTAATTTTGGTTGAAGAAGTTGAACGAACCTCTGAAGCTTCCCACCACAAAAGCAATCGCTCTTAA
- a CDS encoding cyclic nucleotide-binding domain-containing protein, producing the protein MLEKFDILGYLKEDQLKEVEKIGEIKKYSQEELIVKEGEYSSEIYFIISGAVDLLKVETRTNTNIKFGEILAGETFGEMSFFDEGPRTCSVIAQPNTEVYILSRTQLLENVDDAQEIIKIIDEAITYDVSKRLRYWTTQYTANLQEQIDQLKERNNFGLFFVIILVMALIAILINSCLDDFLPNFMNLYSVAFIWIHLVVIVIPALITLKKFNISLDEVGVTKINFNKSVLHGLIISGIGIILIGLIAFGIDLITTGNQLTSKILKFPISLVSVMSLTYFIHSYMQEFVRATVQTALQRFLLDEKGYFSVFIAAILFGMFHVSLGTQAILVTLVAGEIFGLIYLRSYNLIGVSLVHYLLGYLFIYISLI; encoded by the coding sequence ATGTTAGAGAAGTTTGATATTTTAGGATACCTGAAAGAAGATCAGTTAAAAGAGGTAGAGAAGATTGGAGAAATTAAAAAATACTCTCAGGAAGAGTTGATTGTCAAAGAAGGAGAATATAGTAGTGAAATTTACTTTATTATCTCAGGAGCCGTTGATTTATTGAAAGTTGAAACCCGTACTAATACAAATATTAAATTTGGAGAAATCCTAGCCGGGGAAACTTTCGGAGAAATGTCATTCTTCGATGAAGGACCTAGAACTTGCTCTGTAATAGCACAACCGAATACTGAAGTTTATATCTTATCTAGAACCCAGCTTCTCGAGAATGTCGATGACGCTCAAGAAATCATCAAGATTATAGATGAAGCAATAACTTATGACGTCAGTAAGCGTCTACGATATTGGACTACTCAATATACAGCTAATCTCCAAGAACAAATCGACCAGCTAAAAGAACGCAATAATTTTGGCTTGTTTTTCGTCATTATATTAGTGATGGCACTGATCGCAATACTGATTAATTCATGTTTGGATGATTTTTTGCCAAATTTTATGAATCTTTATTCAGTTGCGTTTATTTGGATACATCTTGTAGTAATAGTCATTCCTGCTTTAATTACCTTGAAAAAGTTTAATATTTCTTTAGATGAAGTAGGAGTGACAAAAATAAATTTTAATAAATCTGTTTTACATGGCTTGATAATCAGTGGAATAGGAATTATATTAATAGGGTTAATAGCGTTTGGAATAGATCTAATTACGACCGGAAATCAATTAACATCAAAAATATTAAAATTTCCGATATCTTTAGTATCCGTGATGTCATTGACTTATTTTATACACTCTTATATGCAAGAGTTTGTCCGAGCTACTGTGCAAACAGCTTTGCAACGATTTCTCCTAGATGAAAAAGGTTACTTTTCTGTTTTTATTGCAGCAATTTTATTTGGAATGTTTCACGTTAGCCTAGGAACTCAAGCGATACTAGTTACATTGGTTGCTGGGGAAATATTTGGTCTAATTTACCTACGTAGTTACAATTTGATAGGGGTATCATTAGTCCATTACCTTCTTGGCTATCTATTTATATATATAAGTTTAATTTGA
- a CDS encoding tetratricopeptide repeat protein: protein MKIKPNLAITLATLLLSVEGAIGQPNSSFPNATPPTPLLSEQQREEVERLINDHLEKSYTIRNQIQSEVHRTFDWTINLLNLLITVLIAIPIVTSLAVLLLRRSIINQLVSETQKQFQEEAEQKIKEQIDAEVTTELKRQVEAFKQELETLKSDLVSQLQHLVVAAQHEKEQIFNEISRITPSIIQEEFVAPEVQQKLEELTKQLESLKSANPQLYLTVDDYINQGHALWIENRYQDAIASYQKALQLQPDSDVAWSGKGQALQRLKRYDESLAAHAEAIKINPNNFRSWFGQGYTLRYMEQYEEALISYDQVIQLNPDFHHAWNHRAYALIKLGRYQEAWKSLERVRQLKSNSSNLYYNEACYYALNGEIDSAIASLKQAMSLNDRLKSIINIDADFDMIKDDQRLQDLINP from the coding sequence ATGAAAATCAAGCCTAACCTTGCTATTACTTTGGCTACTTTACTGCTATCAGTTGAGGGGGCAATTGGTCAACCTAATTCATCATTTCCTAACGCTACACCACCGACTCCACTACTTTCGGAGCAACAACGGGAAGAAGTGGAAAGGTTAATTAATGATCATCTAGAGAAAAGTTACACAATTCGCAATCAGATCCAATCGGAAGTTCATCGAACCTTTGACTGGACGATTAACCTGCTCAACCTTTTAATTACAGTACTAATCGCTATTCCTATTGTTACTAGTCTGGCAGTGCTCTTGCTACGTCGTAGCATCATCAACCAATTAGTGTCTGAGACGCAAAAGCAATTTCAAGAAGAAGCTGAACAGAAAATAAAAGAGCAAATTGATGCTGAAGTCACTACGGAATTAAAACGACAAGTTGAAGCTTTTAAGCAGGAGCTGGAAACCCTTAAATCTGATTTAGTTTCTCAACTCCAGCATCTAGTTGTGGCTGCTCAACATGAGAAAGAGCAGATTTTTAACGAAATTTCTCGAATTACTCCCTCCATTATCCAAGAAGAATTTGTTGCTCCAGAAGTCCAACAAAAACTGGAAGAGCTAACTAAACAGCTGGAGTCGTTAAAGTCTGCTAATCCCCAGCTCTACTTAACAGTTGATGACTATATCAATCAAGGGCACGCTCTGTGGATTGAAAATCGCTATCAAGATGCGATCGCATCCTATCAAAAAGCGCTTCAGCTCCAGCCAGATTCCGATGTGGCTTGGTCAGGAAAAGGCCAAGCCCTGCAGAGATTAAAGCGATATGACGAATCCCTGGCTGCCCATGCCGAGGCGATTAAAATTAATCCGAACAACTTTAGGAGTTGGTTTGGACAAGGTTATACTCTCAGATACATGGAACAGTATGAAGAAGCACTTATTTCCTATGATCAGGTTATTCAGCTCAACCCAGATTTTCATCATGCTTGGAACCATAGAGCCTATGCCTTGATCAAACTTGGTCGCTATCAAGAAGCCTGGAAAAGTTTGGAAAGAGTACGGCAGCTAAAATCAAATTCATCTAATCTTTACTACAACGAAGCTTGTTATTATGCCTTAAACGGTGAGATTGACTCAGCAATTGCTAGTCTAAAACAAGCGATGAGTTTGAATGATAGACTTAAGTCTATCATTAATATTGATGCGGATTTTGACATGATTAAAGACGATCAACGGTTGCAAGACCTAATTAATCCATAG